Part of the Phycisphaerales bacterium genome, GGGCATGTTCGGCGGCTCGGAGGGCCTTGGCGGCATCGAGTTCGACGACCACCAATTCGCGCTCCGCGCCGGCATGGTCGCGCTCATACTCATCTTGTTCGACGGCGGGCTCAATTCGTCGCTGGGCGCCATCCGCAGGGGCATCGCGCCCGCCAGCGTGCTGGCCACCGTCGGCGTCGCGGGAACGGCCGGCCTGATGGCGCTCGTCGGCCGAATCCTGGGACTGAGCTGGGCCGAGGCCGTGCTCGTGGGCGCCATCGTGAGCTCGACCGACGCGGCGGCCGTGTTCGCCGTGCTCCGCGGCGGCCGCCTGCGCGTGAAAGAAAACGTGCGCACCACGCTCGAGGTCGAGTCGTGCGTGAACGACCCCACCGCCGTCATCCTGACCGTCGCCGTCGTCGAGACGCTCGCCGCCACCGATCCACCCGGCTGGTCGCTGCTGTTCCTCGTGCCGCTGCAGCTCGTCGTCGGCGGGCTGTTCGGCCTGCTCGCGGGCGGGCTGACGCGCCTGGCGCTCACGCGCGTGCGCTTCGCCACCAGCGGGCTGCACCCGGTGCTGACGCTCGCCGGCGCGTTCATCGCGTTCGGCGGCGCCACGCTCATCGGTGGCTCGGGCTTCCTGGCCGTCTACGCGGCGGCCGTCGTGCTGGGCGTGGGCTCGCCGCCCTACCGCGCGGGGCTGCGCCGCGTGCACGACGCCATCGCGTGGCTGTGCCAGGTGGGCATGTTCGTGATGCTCGGGCTGCTCGTCTTTCCGAGCCAGCTCCTCCCGATTGCCGGCGTCGGGCTCACGCTCGGACTCGCCCTGGCCGTCGTCGCCCGACCGGCGGTCGTGTGGCTGTGCCTGCTGCCGTTCAAGTTCTCGCACGCCGAGCGGTTCTACGTCTCGTGGGTCGGCATCCGCGGCGCCGTGCCGATCATCCTTGCGAGCTTCCCGGTCATCGCCGGCCTCGAGAACGCGCAAGGCGTGTTCCACCTCGTGTTCTTCATCGTCGTCGTCAGCGCGATCGTGCCCGGGGCAACCATCGTGCCGCTCACACGCTGGCTCAAGCTCGACGGCCCGGAATTGCCCGAGCCCGCCGCCGCGCTCGAGGTCCACTCGCTGGGCCGGCTCAACGGCGGCTTCCACGTCTACCACGTCAGCCCGACGGTCGCAGCCTGCGGCGCGCTGCTCTCGCAGGTGCGATTCCCCGAAAAGGCCTCGGTAGCGCTCATCGTGCGGGGCGAACACCTCGTCCCCGCGCGCGGCAACACGCGCATCGCAGAGGGTGACTTCGTCTACGTGTTCTGCAAGGAGGGCGACGAGCCGGCCATCGGCCTCCTGCTCGGTACGCCGCTCGGCTCGACGTAAGCGATCACTCGAATCGCAGCACCACCGTCTGCTGCGTGGTCGAGATCACACCGTAGCCGTCGACCAGGCGAACGTCTCGCGGCGGGTCC contains:
- a CDS encoding potassium/proton antiporter, encoding MAVTPSPPLLALAEPGAIAGLLLVLGLLMTLSLVFARALRRFGVPIVLGFLLLGMFGGSEGLGGIEFDDHQFALRAGMVALILILFDGGLNSSLGAIRRGIAPASVLATVGVAGTAGLMALVGRILGLSWAEAVLVGAIVSSTDAAAVFAVLRGGRLRVKENVRTTLEVESCVNDPTAVILTVAVVETLAATDPPGWSLLFLVPLQLVVGGLFGLLAGGLTRLALTRVRFATSGLHPVLTLAGAFIAFGGATLIGGSGFLAVYAAAVVLGVGSPPYRAGLRRVHDAIAWLCQVGMFVMLGLLVFPSQLLPIAGVGLTLGLALAVVARPAVVWLCLLPFKFSHAERFYVSWVGIRGAVPIILASFPVIAGLENAQGVFHLVFFIVVVSAIVPGATIVPLTRWLKLDGPELPEPAAALEVHSLGRLNGGFHVYHVSPTVAACGALLSQVRFPEKASVALIVRGEHLVPARGNTRIAEGDFVYVFCKEGDEPAIGLLLGTPLGST